Proteins found in one Colletes latitarsis isolate SP2378_abdomen chromosome 8, iyColLati1, whole genome shotgun sequence genomic segment:
- the LOC143344570 gene encoding LOW QUALITY PROTEIN: uncharacterized protein LOC143344570 (The sequence of the model RefSeq protein was modified relative to this genomic sequence to represent the inferred CDS: inserted 1 base in 1 codon; substituted 1 base at 1 genomic stop codon): MPMHAGRAIQLPREIRLKKAVINVCSTDNACFAWSVVAALYPAESRVSLASSYPHYITVLNIQDIEFPMTLNQIKKFEHINNISINVYTIENKKVLPIRVTDKKMERHVNLLYLXGANDVGHFAWSKNLSRLVSTQLSKHNGRKYFCDRCLHYFSSNEKLTPXDCEKMNDCAIILPNDDCSKWLSFSNYNRKERVPFIVYADLECILEKTDTDREASRYMYRHHQVFSVGYYVRCSYDDSLSTFQCRRDPDCVSWFVRQLQDLSHRVKSILSINVPMENLSAEQLRNFNTWANNKDVDVMAVALDSSTGYILVIDLEYPQHLHDSHTDLPFCPTHDKPSGKRQEKLLATLYDKKCYIPKHPIRDNANLLIMFKQDGTNLKHVYNDHVNTHMSFENFCKLCTACWQEKCGFVVIDKDSALWNGRYRKGISDFAITVT, from the exons atgccgaTGCATGCAGGACGTGCCatacaattaccgcgagagatacgactaaagaaagcagtgatcaatgtatgctcgacggacaatgcatgttttgcgtggtcggtggtggccgctctgtatccagccgaaagtcGCGTATCTCTGGCATCATCATATCCTCATTATATAACAGTGTTAAACatccaggatattgaatttccaatgacattgaaccaaattaaaaagtttgaacatatcaacaacatctccatcaatgtatataccattgagaataagaaggtgttaccaatacgagtcactgataagaagatggagaggcatgtcaatttgttgtatttatAAGGAGCAAACGACGTGGGACATTTCGCATGGAGtaagaacttatctcgcctcgtatccacccaattgagtaaacataatggcaggaaatacttttgtgatag ATGCTTACACTACTTTAGCTCGAATGAGAAGCTCAcac tggattgtgagaagatgaacgattgcgcaatcatattgccaaatgatgattgcagtaagtggctcagcttcagcaactacaacaggaaagagcgtgttccgtttatcgtgtatgccgatctggaatgcatcctggagaaaacggatactgatcgagaagcgtcaagatacaTGTACCGGCATCATCAAGTATTTAGCGTGGGATATTATGTGCGGTGCTcgtacgacgactcgttatctacgtttcaatgtcgtcgcgatcccgattgcgtatcatggtttgtgagacaacttcaagatttgtcacatcgtgtaaagtccatTTTATCGATcaatgtacccatggaaaatttatcagctgaacaattacgaaattttaatacg TGGGCCAACAACAAAGATGTAGATGTAATGGCCGTAGCGTTAGACTCATCGACGGGGTATATTTTGGTAATCGACCTGGAGTATCCGCAACATCTGCATGATTCGCACACTGACCTACCGTTCTGCCCAACACATGATAAACCATCTGGCAAGCGCCAGGAGAAGCTCCTCGCGACTTTATACGATAAGAAATGTTAC ATACCGAAGCATCcgatacgcgacaacgcgaacctgctgatcatgttcaaacaGGATGGTACAAATCTGAAACATGTGTACAACGATCATGTTAATACTCacatgtcatttgagaatttctgcaaattgtgtaccgcttgCTGGCAAGAAAAATGtggatttgtagtgattgaCAAAGATAGTgcattatggaatggtcgctatagaaaAGGAATTAGTGACTTTGCAATAACCGTAACATGA